Within Macaca nemestrina isolate mMacNem1 chromosome X, mMacNem.hap1, whole genome shotgun sequence, the genomic segment CCACTATTAACATTGTGTATGCATTTTGAAACCAAAATTGAAACAACATTGTCTGTCTAGCCTCTCATGCTAAGGAAAGATTTATTAGGTTCCATATTAAATCCAACtctgatttttgtaattaaaatagtCATAATTTGTACTAGTCATCTCCAAGCTTGGTGATAACACTTtaccctattcttttttttttttttttttttttttggagatggagtctcgctctgtcgcccaggctggagtgcagtggccggatctcagctcactgcaagctccgcctcccgggtttacgccattctcctgcctcagcctcccgagtagctgggactacaggcgcccgccacctcgcccggctagtttctttgtattttttagtagagacggggtttcaccgtgttagccaggatggtctcgatctcctgacctcgtgatccacccgtctcggcctcccaaagtgctgggattacaggcttgagccaccgcgcccggcccactttacCCTAttctaatgttatttttatactgCTTTTTTACATTTACCATGTACATTTTTGGATGCCAttcaatattttccaaaaacaTGATCTAACAGTTACATAATGGTATatcctttgaatatatattatttatttaaccatttcctTATTGTGAGTCATTTGTatactttcacattttttcttataCCAAATAACTCTACAATAAACATCCTAGAAGCTAAATTTCTACATGCacctataattattttcttaaaatatattctcaatTGTTCTATAATGTATGGCAAAAAACACTAGGATCTTAAGTTAGGTATACCTCCTTCAGGAAATGGAGAACACACAGTTCTCTCTGCCCTTTGAGCAGAAGTCTAACTTGAAAAACTTCCGCTCTTCACTTCACACTGCAAAGATTACTTCAGTAAGACTACAGGGCTAGCTAGAACCTTATATTTCTTGCTCTTTGTGAGCAGTTCTCAGGCCTCAGGGAAACCGGAACCTTTCAGTCATTTGCAGGCCAAATCAGGAAAACAACAGCAATTCTTTTAAATGGCGTTAGTTCATACTTCTCCATTTGCATTTGAACATTAGAATGGTATAAAATGTTATCAGTCAGCTTAGAAATGACAAACACAAGTTATAATTACCAAAATTAGATTCAGATTTAATGTGAAAGCAGATAAACTTTTCCTCCGGATTAGAAGCTAGAAAACGCATACTTACCCACCTCAGGTCTATCTGGAGCCCTAGTTACTGCCTCATGCTGAACTCACCATGAGGAGTGGAGAACAGACTGAGTAGGATGATAACACTGGGTTGAACTCCATGTTCTATAAGAACCTTTACAGCTTCAATTACAGTATTTCCAGTGCCTGAAATCAAAAGATAACCAAATGCATTAGCAACCtgaacattaattttaaaaagtcttttttttttttttttttttttttgagactgggattcactctgtcactcaggctggagtgcagtggcatgatcttggcccattgcagccttgacctcccaggttcaagccatcctcccacctcagcctcccaagtagctgggactataggcacatgccaccatacccagctacttttcTATTTATTGCAGAAATGGGGTCtgcatatgttgcccaggctggtcataaactcctgggctcaagcgatccttccacctcgacctcccaaagtgctgggattacaggtgtgagccacagcacccggccacaAAATGTCTTTGAAGCAAGGGCAATATAGCAATCTAACATAAGAAACCACTTCATTTGAAGGTACTTGTTCTTTATCCGTGCTATTTTCAATAATGAACATGACACATACACTTTTGAGTTATCAAATACCAAGCCCTAAATTCATTTAGCATATGAGCTATCAAATTTAACATATTCCCTCTCACCTCCCTTAAAGACCATGCCAAGTGTGGTCTGAGTAAGCTTaagaaagagaacagaagagCAGGAAAAAATATTACCTCCAGAGAGAATAAATTATTGAGGAAAATCACTGCTGTACTCATTAGGCTAAAGAGGAGATATGTTTCGATATATTTTCTGAATTCCATATATTTTGCCTCATTAAATCATTTGTTTCAACGTATTCAAGACAGAAGCTTGTTGGGGCTAATAAGGTCTGACTACTGTATATTCTCTTATTATGCAATAAAACCTCTCCAGTGAACTGCCCGGGGCAGTTTTCCCAACTGAGAAAAACACATTTAGAAACTATTTTTGCGTTTTATATAAGGGTACCTAGGAGGCAGGCACTAAGTTGAATTTAAACCCTAACCAAAGGTTACAAATAAACGGAAGCCACTCACTGAGAATTGGATACATCAGAAGGACTTTTCTCCGGTAAATGTCTGGGGGGAATTTGGCATAATATACTTTAGCTCTTTGTGTCTCCTCATCACTCTGAATCAGGATCTTTCCAATTCGTATGGATCGACAGCAGTCTCGTAAACCTTGTTCCATTGCCTCaccttgaagaagaaaaaagaaagaaaaaatattagggGAAACAGAGAGAAAGTCCAAGAAAAGGCCAAAGTATAGTTTGTCACTGTTACTAatacaaaaaggaaggaagaggaaaataattattctgaagctgacagtttttatttctgatatgCTCATATTTCATACTTAGTGGAGGTTAATGAAACCAGGTTAAGGGCTGGTTAATGAAACTAGAATAAGCTAATCTTATTGCTGGTTTACAAGTTTTAGAGCTGTCATGCTTCCGTGATTACAGGAAATAAAGCATTTTGTTGAGCAGTTCCCTGAGCTTTTTTAATATCAGgaatatttttatctctattaTTTTAAAGAGGCCTTTAAATCACCTAAATTTGTGACTTTTGTCTGAGAAAATGCAAAAGCTTTCTGGAAGAATAAAGGCTGTAGATCAAAAAGTCTCCTTTTAGGTCAAGGTAGCATCAGGGGACATCACTTAGCTCAACAATGACTTCTCAACAGCAAAGATATTGCTGCAAGCAGTGAAAAAGTTGTATATCGTTCCCCCTCTCCCAGGTAACAATAACTAGCACTACCACCGTTGGTTTCTGAACACAGAGCTATTTTTGACTCTGAATTCCTTTAAGGGGGTGTTTGCCAAAAGGCAGTCATTCTCGTGCCATCTTCAAGATTTTAGGCCATATCAGAATTCTACCAATACTTGCAtttacttaacatttttcttaaatttattgttttcatttaaatttattttaagagaaaacTATATCACTAGGGTAAATATAAAACAAGTATCTTTCtaatatatatgaaaatcaacAAATGGCTATTAAGGTTATAAACAATGCTGTACATCACCACAAGTCATCTGGTATATACTAAGGGTGCAAGGACCATGCTTGTGTCTTTAGGGAAGAAGCTGAACTGAAACAGAAGAAACTGCACCTTAAAAGTCCATTGTCtttagcagattttaaaacttgaacATCATTGTCCTGAAATGTCCTGAAATGCTATCAATGCTTAAGAGCTACCTCCTAGAAAAAAGGAGTTCCTAGTTTACTTGAGGCATTTAATTGTTCACAAACAGAACTTCataatcaaaagagaaaagtgaatgtttatatgttaaaaattaaactatatgTATTCAGTGCAAACAAGTGGAGCTTCTACCACTTatgcaaaaaaatataaatcttatGCAAAACAATTAAGTTTGCTGAATGGAAAAAACCCCACATAACAGGTATAGGTTCTAATCACAGGCAAGTGATTTTGCTATACAAAGGTTGGTTTAGAAGGGTAATCAGTTGAActcaaatacaaatataacattCATAAGACCAGCAAATGGAAATACCTAGTAGTAATGACAGTCAAGCACTTTTGCCTATGCGGTCACATAGTCATCACATATAAAGTTTAAAAggattaggccgggtgtggtggctcatgcccataatcccagcactttgggaggctgaggcaggagcatc encodes:
- the LOC105496934 gene encoding uracil phosphoribosyltransferase homolog isoform X4, with product MFSADRLIRLVVEEGLNQLPYKECMVTTPTGYKYEGVKFEKGNCGVSIMRSGEAMEQGLRDCCRSIRIGKILIQSDEETQRAKVYYAKFPPDIYRRKVLLMYPILSTGNTVIEAVKVLIEHGVQPSVIILLSLFSTPHGAKSIIQEFPEITILTTEVHPVAPTHFGQKYFGTD